ATTGCTCATATAGAAAGCCAATTAACTTCCAAGATCTCTCACATTCACTAATTTCGTTTATAGTGAAACTTCCCCAACCTCCTACTTTCCATCTCCTCCTCTCTAGAatgtgagaaaaaaaaaggaaaaaaaatcaagaaagtaaaataacGAAACACCACGGCGGCGTTGGGATAAATATATGGAGACCGAGACCGCGACGGAGGAGGCTGCGGCGGTGACGCCTTGTTTGAACACCGACGTGATCGCGAAAGGCAAGCGAACCAAGCGACAACGACCTAACTCCCCCTTTTCCTTCACCATCACGCCACCTCCACGCGCCGCCTCGTCGGAGGAGAGCACCACCACGGAGGAAGCCGACACCGCCAGGTGCCTCATCCTCCTCTCCCAGGGCCACTTCATCCCCATCACCAAAACCCGCCGCGACGCCACCACCTCCGGCGCGTGCATGTACACATGCAAGACGTGCAACCGCTCCTTCCAATCCTTCCAGGCCCTCGGCGGCCACCGCGCCAGCCATAAGAAGCCCAAGAACGAGAAGCGGTACCCCATTTTCTCCGACGAGGAGGATTTCACGTCGGCGAACAAATTCTCTCCGACCTCCCTCTCTCTTCAGCTGAGCAGCGTGTCCACCACCTTTGCGATGAAGTCGCCGAGAGTCCACGAGTGCTCGTATTGCGGGGCGGAGTTCGCCTCCGGGCAAGCCCTCGGCGGACACATGAGGAAGCACCGCGGCGGTGCCGCCGCACCGATCCCGACGAACATTCGAGAAGCGATAGTCGTTGATGAGGAGGAGGCGGAAGAGAGGAAGAAGGGCGGAAACTGGCTGTCGTTGGATCTCAATCTTCCGGCGCGGgatgatgagagagaaagaagccCTAACCGGATGGCTCAGCCATTACCACTCAACCGCTGAGTTGATATATGCTCAAACGCAACTCAGTTGGTAACATGTTTCTCCTCCAACTTTAAATCACAGGTTGGAGTCATAATAGTGTAGATAGGGAACCTATCTTTAAAAAACCCACTAATTTATTTTCCCATTATTAATTTGGAGggtttgaattattctttttttatatacaaTTTGACCTTCCACAATTGGGCATTTTGACTCACCATTGTATGTACTATAGCAATTCCTTTTtaaggaaaatattttctgtagTGTTTTTTTAAGTAGTAGCTCATGACATTCTTtgaatataattatgtaaatagtttttttactttgttttgGCAGTTTTTAGCCCTGCTCCTAATCATAATATTTTAGGAGTAAGTTAGGAGTAAATATGGGATTGAATTCaatcttctattttttttatatatgtacaTATGGTATTCAAACCTCGCTCTATACATAAAATGTGCAAGTTTTTGTTCAAGGTTTGTAGAGCCAACTAATTTTGTACTCTTATTTTCGAATGTTTTTATAATGTCCTAAAAGGAGTTTGCTTCACTGCTGTATAGTAGTGTAAATCTTTGCCTTTAATTTGGGACATATTGTTATTAGAGCGATTTAGTTCGCGAAATcagtataactaatcttaaatTTATAACTAGAGAACACGGATATAAGAAcgattttattttactataaaagcgatttagttcactacaatttataatgaagtatttaCCCCGTGAAATATTTAGTTTACTATAATAGTGTTTTGGTTCATTGCATGTTTTCAATTCGTTTTGTGAACTAAAATGtctttatagtgaactaaatttctcttataatgaactaattcGTGTTATCGAGTTATGTATTTAAGTTGTGGTTGCGCTGTATCATTGTACTACAATACACTCTTTCGGTCTCATAGAAATAGAccatatttatttctttatgtCCATCCCCATAAAATTAATCCATATCAAAACTCTTATAAACAAATACTACTAGTTCTAGTAATATAGGTCCCACCATTaactaacattatttccactatTTTTAAAACCTTTTTAATTACTTACCAATTACGAATTAAAATCTATGTCGTCCCCAAATAacttatttttatgagacggagggagtagtttaaataattaaaattgtcCGCATCTCATATGAAGcttgaaaaataagaaataacTTGGGAGATCGTCACGTTTAAATCTCAAAACACCAAAACTAACTTGGGAGCATCATCTTATATAGAGCTTGAAACATCAAAATCGAGTTCTATGTATCATAGTCTTGGAGCTTGAAATGCGTAAATTGACTAGTGAATATCTCGTCTGAAGTTTCGTAGACAAAAATTAACTCTTGAACCCTAGACTTGTGAGCACAATCACGTTTGAAACTTGAaatgtcaaatttaatttattgtgtACTCTCTTTGTCAAAGCTATTCGAGACATTCTTTTagcataaaatttaaaaaattgatgttTAAGATTAAGTGAAAAGAACACAAAgtagaaaaaagaataaagtagatggattaaaaagaaaatgtggtatataaaagagaataaaattttatagaaaagaaaatatgCCAGTAGCTTGGGAAACATAGAAAGGTAGAAACTGCAAGTTTTGTCTAATTCCATGAGTGTAGACATCAACCACCAATCTAATAGTACTTAATTTTCTGGCGGAATCATCCGTTAATTAATGTATCTgtaaattaaatagtagtaatttgAATCCGTGAAGTTATATATGTGATGCTGAATTTGACCAACAATGTAACTAACTGCCTAGCTACATTTAGATGCATTGTGAATTAAATAGACTATAGTACATAAAATGGTCACTTGGTTGTTACTCACCCTAgcttctatatatatttatacttaTTTCCAATTATATCTCAATGTATTCACTAAGTGCACCCTTATTAAGTTGTTAAAATTATGTTCATGTGGTTTATGCATTACTTTCACCACTATAAATTAGACCCCAATGTAaacaaaaaattacaataacCTCATTCGATCATCATATACAATAAATACATCGTGAGCCATGGATTACAATACCAATTAATTCCAAAAAGCTATCCTATTAATTGTTTTCATAATAGGAAGCATTGAGGTTGCAAAGAGCTGCACTTTCGTCACTCCTAAAGTTATTGTTAAAGTACATAACAGCCTATCATCTTCATCTCCAGTCTTGCTACTGCGATGCCGATCTGCTGACGATGATCTTGGGGTGCACACACTCTCTCGAGGGGGGGAGTATAGTTGGAGTTTCTGTAATTCCTTCTTCGAGAATACTGTATTCTCGTGTGACATTCAAGCTGGTTTCAAATTTACAGGTTTTAAATCTTATGACTCAAATGAGAGACAATACCAGTGTCCCAGCAATATGTGTACTTGGATAGTAAAAGACGATGGTGTTTATATTATGGGGGAAAGAAAGGCTATTTGGTGAATATTGTAACTCATTTCATCCTCCAAATCAATAAATTATACAGTTTCAGATCTTGCTTTATTTATGTAGTACATATTTTAGAAATGAAGATGATGTATGGTTTTTAAAACTAACAAAATCTTGTTATGTGAATAGGTATAATGTGCAAGTAAGCCTTTTGATTTGATATAATATATTCTTTTACTATTTAATTACTAACCAGGATATTAAAGATATAATTAatcttatttaatttggtgCTGATCGATCGATTCTCGTAGGCAATGAAATTGTTATTTGATCTTGCTTCTACCATTGGCatataaataaatgatgtaTTATAGTAAATAAAAACGAGAGGGAACTAACTTAGAAGCAGGAATCACTAATGTCTAATCGTATATAGAAATCATAGCATACAATATGTAGAAAATTGATATTTTTGGTGAAATTAAACTTGAAGCTTGAGCCAGTAAATATTTTGTAGTGTTTGGGTGATGCttttaattagaaaataaacTGTGTGTGTATGTTACTAATATAATAGTAGTGGTT
This portion of the Salvia splendens isolate huo1 chromosome 10, SspV2, whole genome shotgun sequence genome encodes:
- the LOC121752548 gene encoding zinc finger protein ZAT5-like, with amino-acid sequence METETATEEAAAVTPCLNTDVIAKGKRTKRQRPNSPFSFTITPPPRAASSEESTTTEEADTARCLILLSQGHFIPITKTRRDATTSGACMYTCKTCNRSFQSFQALGGHRASHKKPKNEKRYPIFSDEEDFTSANKFSPTSLSLQLSSVSTTFAMKSPRVHECSYCGAEFASGQALGGHMRKHRGGAAAPIPTNIREAIVVDEEEAEERKKGGNWLSLDLNLPARDDERERSPNRMAQPLPLNR